From one Acidobacteriota bacterium genomic stretch:
- a CDS encoding glucosamine-6-phosphate deaminase, translating into MNNTVPLSLHIADSRRQLGQQAATDIAKAIRAKLATKQHLHIIFAAAPSQSEMLTALQQEPGIDWSRVTAFHMDEYVGLADDAPQRFGNWLRREFFDCVPLAAYHLIDPGWDPESACKHYTDLLASKDIDFVLLGIGANAHLAFNDPPADLQDPLTVKVVSLDEVCRQQQVDDDCFATFADVPLQAITLTIPTLLRGEELFCCVPGTNKAAAVRAMMTAPISGEVPATALRMHPRCTVYLNQESSALL; encoded by the coding sequence ATGAATAACACCGTACCGTTGAGTCTTCATATCGCCGATAGCCGCAGGCAGCTGGGACAACAGGCCGCCACAGATATTGCCAAAGCCATTCGCGCAAAGCTTGCGACTAAGCAGCATCTGCATATCATCTTCGCTGCGGCTCCAAGCCAGAGTGAGATGCTCACTGCACTCCAACAGGAGCCCGGCATCGACTGGAGCCGCGTCACCGCCTTCCACATGGACGAGTACGTCGGCCTTGCCGACGACGCTCCGCAGCGCTTCGGAAACTGGCTGCGCAGGGAGTTCTTCGATTGCGTTCCTTTGGCTGCCTATCACCTGATCGACCCGGGCTGGGATCCTGAGAGCGCTTGCAAGCACTATACCGATCTCCTCGCAAGCAAGGATATCGACTTCGTCCTGCTGGGTATTGGAGCTAACGCGCACCTCGCCTTCAACGATCCTCCTGCAGACCTTCAGGATCCACTGACTGTCAAGGTCGTTTCGCTCGATGAGGTCTGCCGCCAGCAGCAGGTAGACGACGATTGCTTCGCCACATTCGCCGACGTGCCGCTTCAGGCCATCACACTTACCATTCCTACGTTGTTGCGTGGTGAGGAGTTATTCTGCTGCGTTCCCGGCACAAACAAGGCAGCCGCAGTTCGAGCCATGATGACCGCGCCCATCAGCGGCGAGGTTCCGGCAACTGCACTCCGAATGCATCCACGCTGCACCGTCTATCTGAACCAGGAATCCAGTGCGCTACTCTGA
- a CDS encoding helix-turn-helix domain-containing protein — MRSYRHLTYEERCQICVLLKRGVSQTEIARELGVHRSTISRELQRNSMKTGYYYHWAQAQAEERQKKRDSRPRK; from the coding sequence ATGAGAAGTTACAGACATCTGACCTATGAAGAGAGATGCCAGATCTGCGTTCTGTTGAAGAGAGGGGTTTCACAGACGGAGATAGCCCGCGAGCTTGGGGTTCATCGCTCGACCATCAGCCGCGAGTTGCAACGCAATTCGATGAAGACGGGCTACTACTACCATTGGGCGCAAGCCCAGGCGGAAGAACGACAAAAGAAGCGGGACAGCCGACCACGCAAATGA
- a CDS encoding TonB-dependent receptor — protein sequence MKLRVYRSISGLLSGIKLSPYCFLLLLMFAEMPLTLLAQGTTGSIIGVVTDVSGAFVEAANVTVREVDTNQTRIVQTSANGTYVVPQLKPGLYSVAVEKAGFKTITQTGIRLVIDQTATINTQLSIGEQAVSVDVTDSLPVIQTEDSSIGLVVDSNAIQNTPLNGRLSLMGLIALAPGVQGVGAQDQLAKRGLTYSVGSGSGRSTGSLGSTLDGIINTDIIIQRAEPEVPSLDAISQFKVLTNGAPAEFGQPSQLIVVTASGTNKYHGGLLWFNRSKGTAAKPYFNGSSPRAPYQRNEFGGNFSGPIVIPHLYNGRDRSFFFVSDEAFRLTQSASKSSQQPTQLMRSGVFTEFAQQVIDPATGLPFPNHTIPASRINPVTSRLLSLLYPLPTQGGTGTNTYELVPYTSVANRFSLRVDHRFSDKDQIRGTVMLAHYGPSPTVGATSLQGGYSGDGERNHLFIVGWTHTFSPTMLLDTSASYQHLPIFRTPQNYQTKWESIVPGLSSQIIEGAPQIGITNITSVGESGSKDLIQGAQYATSLTKVFTHHTVKAGFNYLYDTDWNASASTPARGQYNFNGQYSQGGQSSSSGAPWAFADFLLGLPSTTSQGSSGTVVTRNMTQQWGAYVQDDWKLTPRLTINVGLRYDLQWFGPGYEDQAALFVPSLKKVVVFGNSYPSTAIPYYVNYLKQFNLIALSSEVGLPSNSFSYLGRVNKNFAPRLGFAYQVTPNTVLRGASGIYYSMLGALSVGNMFGNLPFIATQTYTNSPNYSSAFSMNNPFGSAGTYSNNPSVTAQHPLVNPYTEQYNLAIEHQFAAGTALRVGYVGQHDLKANGSLKINLADPPIVGATVQSTNLIQPLAAITYSGVPLYHSTMNALQVGVHRTLRAGLVFGAEYQWSRILGTESLQNPSGSSPQDSYGPIGGIATQVLQMNYGYELPMGRGKWIGGGMSNFADKVFGNWKLSGIVSAQNGQPFSVTYTAPGSPVGQVSGRANRVPGAALYPSNKTKTQWFNPAAFTAPTCYNSVITGSATISCQAVYNAGQAAGVKTYASYGNSAYNMLRGPGFQNWDMSLQKTIKWKERYNVQLRADTFNVFNHPNFEVPNTNISNSNVGTITSTSSTPTYQQRTMEFAAKFNF from the coding sequence ATGAAATTACGCGTGTATAGGTCAATCAGCGGGCTGCTGTCGGGGATCAAGCTCAGCCCATATTGTTTTTTACTGCTGTTGATGTTTGCGGAAATGCCATTGACACTGCTGGCTCAGGGAACCACGGGCTCCATCATCGGAGTTGTGACCGATGTCAGCGGAGCCTTTGTGGAAGCCGCCAATGTCACGGTTCGTGAGGTCGATACCAACCAGACTAGGATTGTTCAGACATCTGCTAATGGAACCTACGTGGTTCCCCAATTGAAGCCTGGACTATATTCAGTGGCCGTTGAAAAAGCCGGCTTCAAAACGATCACTCAAACCGGAATCAGGCTGGTCATCGATCAAACAGCAACAATTAACACGCAACTGTCGATCGGCGAACAGGCGGTGAGTGTCGACGTGACGGATAGCCTGCCGGTCATCCAGACAGAAGACTCGTCTATCGGTCTTGTCGTCGACAGCAATGCGATTCAAAACACACCGTTGAATGGTCGTCTCAGTTTGATGGGGCTGATTGCGCTTGCTCCCGGTGTGCAGGGTGTGGGTGCGCAGGATCAGTTGGCAAAACGCGGGCTGACCTACTCCGTTGGTTCGGGTTCTGGGCGCTCAACAGGCAGCCTGGGTTCGACTCTGGACGGTATTATCAACACCGACATTATTATTCAGCGTGCCGAACCGGAAGTTCCTTCGCTGGATGCGATCTCCCAGTTCAAGGTTCTGACGAATGGAGCGCCTGCGGAATTTGGTCAGCCTTCACAGTTGATCGTCGTCACCGCCAGTGGCACGAACAAGTACCATGGTGGACTACTCTGGTTCAATCGTTCAAAGGGAACTGCGGCGAAGCCTTACTTCAACGGCAGCAGCCCTCGTGCGCCTTATCAGCGTAATGAATTCGGCGGTAATTTCTCGGGCCCTATCGTCATACCGCATCTCTACAACGGACGGGATCGCTCCTTCTTCTTTGTCTCCGATGAGGCCTTCCGTTTGACCCAGTCAGCCAGTAAGAGCAGCCAGCAGCCTACCCAATTGATGCGCTCGGGCGTCTTCACGGAGTTTGCGCAGCAAGTTATCGATCCTGCAACAGGCTTGCCGTTTCCTAACCACACTATCCCAGCGTCGCGCATCAACCCCGTCACTTCACGGTTACTGAGTCTTTTGTATCCCTTGCCGACGCAAGGAGGGACTGGAACAAATACCTACGAGTTGGTGCCATATACCAGTGTTGCCAATAGATTCTCTCTCCGAGTGGATCATCGGTTCAGTGATAAGGATCAGATAAGAGGAACCGTCATGCTTGCCCACTACGGTCCCAGTCCTACGGTTGGCGCAACGAGCCTCCAGGGTGGCTATTCTGGCGATGGCGAGCGCAATCACCTCTTTATTGTGGGTTGGACGCATACGTTTTCCCCAACAATGCTCCTTGATACCTCTGCGTCCTATCAGCATCTTCCCATCTTTCGTACGCCGCAGAACTATCAAACCAAATGGGAATCGATCGTTCCGGGCCTTAGTTCTCAGATTATCGAAGGTGCTCCGCAGATCGGCATTACCAACATTACGTCGGTCGGCGAGTCAGGTTCAAAAGACCTCATCCAAGGAGCGCAGTACGCAACCTCGCTGACCAAGGTCTTCACGCACCATACCGTTAAGGCGGGATTCAACTACCTTTACGACACGGACTGGAACGCTTCGGCGTCGACTCCGGCCCGTGGGCAATACAATTTCAACGGTCAATATAGCCAAGGAGGTCAGTCGTCCTCCAGTGGCGCGCCTTGGGCATTTGCTGATTTTCTACTCGGATTGCCTTCTACAACTTCTCAAGGTTCTTCAGGAACCGTCGTCACCCGAAACATGACCCAGCAATGGGGAGCTTATGTGCAGGATGACTGGAAGCTCACGCCAAGGCTGACCATCAATGTTGGGCTGCGCTATGACCTGCAGTGGTTTGGCCCTGGTTATGAAGATCAGGCGGCACTCTTTGTGCCTTCACTCAAGAAGGTTGTAGTCTTTGGGAATTCATATCCTTCAACTGCGATTCCTTACTACGTCAACTATCTCAAACAGTTCAATCTCATTGCGTTATCTTCCGAGGTGGGACTTCCCAGTAATTCGTTCAGCTACCTGGGGCGGGTGAATAAAAACTTTGCTCCTCGCTTAGGCTTTGCATATCAGGTAACACCCAACACCGTTCTGCGCGGCGCATCGGGAATCTACTACAGCATGCTGGGCGCGCTCTCCGTCGGCAATATGTTTGGCAATCTTCCTTTTATTGCCACTCAGACATATACCAACTCCCCGAATTACAGTTCGGCGTTCTCGATGAACAATCCTTTCGGATCGGCGGGAACTTACAGCAACAATCCGTCCGTTACTGCACAGCATCCGCTCGTCAACCCCTATACCGAACAGTACAATCTGGCGATCGAACACCAGTTTGCCGCTGGCACAGCGCTGCGCGTGGGGTATGTCGGTCAGCATGACCTGAAAGCAAACGGCAGCCTTAAAATCAACCTGGCAGACCCGCCGATTGTGGGGGCAACGGTGCAGAGCACGAATCTGATCCAGCCTCTTGCCGCTATCACATACTCGGGTGTTCCCCTCTATCATTCCACGATGAATGCATTGCAAGTAGGAGTCCATCGGACTCTGAGAGCTGGCCTTGTCTTCGGTGCGGAGTATCAGTGGAGCCGCATCCTTGGAACGGAATCGCTTCAGAATCCCTCCGGCAGCAGTCCGCAGGACTCTTATGGACCCATTGGAGGTATCGCCACTCAGGTCCTTCAGATGAACTATGGCTATGAGCTTCCCATGGGCCGTGGCAAGTGGATTGGCGGGGGAATGAGTAACTTCGCCGATAAGGTATTTGGCAACTGGAAGTTGTCGGGGATTGTGAGCGCACAGAACGGACAGCCATTCTCTGTAACTTATACGGCCCCTGGGAGTCCCGTGGGCCAGGTCAGTGGCCGTGCCAATCGAGTTCCCGGAGCCGCTCTTTATCCGTCGAACAAAACGAAGACTCAATGGTTCAATCCTGCGGCCTTCACCGCTCCAACCTGCTACAACTCGGTGATAACCGGTAGTGCGACGATTAGTTGCCAGGCCGTGTATAACGCGGGGCAAGCAGCAGGAGTCAAAACCTATGCCTCCTACGGCAACTCTGCTTACAACATGCTGCGTGGTCCTGGATTCCAGAACTGGGATATGAGTCTCCAGAAGACGATTAAGTGGAAGGAACGCTATAACGTTCAGCTGCGTGCTGATACCTTCAACGTTTTCAACCACCCCAACTTCGAAGTGCCCAATACAAATATCTCCAATTCGAATGTGGGAACGATCACCTCAACATCGTCTACGCCAACCTATCAGCAGCGCACCATGGAGTTCGCCGCCAAGTTCAACTTTTAA
- a CDS encoding IS30 family transposase, protein MTKPLIAFVEDRIREDWSPQQISGWLKHRQEKLPAVSHERIYQYVWLDKFRKGTLHSHLRHRGRRYWRRGSCRQSRGRIPDRVDIDQRPAVVEHKSRVGDWELDTIVGPNKQTGALVSMVDRCSKLLRLALVDSCKAEGVAGAIESKLGEYRGKVLTLTMDNGKEFTRHKSFGEALDAETYFAKPYHSWERGLNEHTNGLVRQYFPKQTDFARVSRQDVERAEERLNNRPRRVLGYRTPLEVSHGSPETLVALAS, encoded by the coding sequence ATGACGAAGCCGTTGATAGCCTTCGTGGAAGATCGTATTCGGGAAGATTGGAGTCCCCAACAGATCAGTGGCTGGCTCAAGCACCGCCAGGAAAAACTGCCTGCGGTAAGCCATGAACGCATCTACCAATATGTATGGCTGGACAAGTTCCGCAAAGGAACGCTGCATTCGCATTTACGACATCGTGGACGGCGGTACTGGCGACGCGGTAGCTGCCGTCAGTCGCGTGGACGGATACCAGACAGGGTGGACATCGACCAGCGCCCGGCTGTGGTGGAGCATAAATCGCGTGTGGGCGACTGGGAACTCGATACGATTGTCGGGCCAAACAAGCAAACAGGTGCGCTGGTGAGCATGGTGGATCGTTGCTCGAAGCTGCTTCGTCTGGCGTTGGTTGACTCATGCAAGGCGGAAGGCGTGGCAGGAGCCATCGAATCAAAACTTGGCGAGTATCGAGGAAAGGTTTTGACGCTGACGATGGACAACGGCAAGGAGTTCACGCGGCATAAATCGTTCGGAGAGGCATTAGACGCAGAAACGTATTTTGCAAAGCCGTATCATTCGTGGGAGCGCGGCCTCAACGAACACACCAATGGGCTGGTCCGGCAATACTTTCCGAAGCAGACTGACTTTGCGAGGGTGTCCAGGCAGGATGTCGAGCGGGCCGAAGAGCGGCTTAACAACCGCCCGCGTCGTGTGCTAGGTTATCGAACACCCTTGGAAGTCTCTCATGGGTCGCCGGAAACCCTTGTTGCGCTTGCTAGTTGA
- a CDS encoding Gfo/Idh/MocA family oxidoreductase, translating to MKDRIRESASNLPRREFLRLGTLSALGASLPAFSLEQKKTAYRSVMGMPFEKMNPRIGIIGTGKRGTSLLRNFIKANAQIRAICDIDKVRAENARQMVEKSGQLAPAVYTQGERDFENLVARDDLDWIVIATPWNWHVEMAVAAMKHGKHAGVEVPAATTLEDCWRLVNTSEKTQRHCIMLENCCYGYNETLVLRMIHAGLLGELQYGEAAYIHDLRDELFWNRSEGLWRRTVHTQRDGNLYPTHGLGPVANYMGIQRGDRFDSMVSMSSPHRGLELFREQHVPEGDPRQKEHYVTGDMNVSLIKTGKGLTITLKHNVASPHPYDRINQIAGTKGVFEDYPPRIYLDGQAGGEDWTTLDKFKQYEHPLWTQANSATDSADGHGGMDFIMISRLLQCFRSGVAPDMDVYDAAAWSAPGPLSALSLARGNAPVKFPDFTRGHWKERGVSPLAVT from the coding sequence ATGAAGGATCGAATCAGAGAGTCGGCGTCCAATTTACCCCGCCGCGAGTTTCTTCGTCTTGGGACGCTTAGCGCCTTGGGCGCGAGCCTGCCTGCGTTTTCGCTCGAACAGAAGAAAACAGCCTATCGCTCTGTAATGGGGATGCCGTTTGAGAAGATGAATCCCCGAATCGGCATCATCGGAACAGGAAAGCGTGGTACGTCCTTGTTGCGGAACTTTATCAAAGCCAACGCTCAGATAAGGGCGATCTGCGATATCGATAAGGTTCGTGCGGAGAACGCTCGCCAGATGGTGGAGAAGTCGGGGCAGCTAGCCCCTGCGGTCTACACCCAAGGCGAGCGGGACTTTGAGAATCTCGTTGCTCGCGATGACCTTGATTGGATTGTGATTGCCACTCCCTGGAACTGGCATGTCGAGATGGCGGTAGCTGCTATGAAGCATGGAAAGCATGCCGGAGTCGAGGTTCCTGCGGCGACGACGCTCGAAGACTGCTGGAGATTGGTTAATACATCAGAGAAGACACAGCGGCACTGCATCATGCTTGAAAACTGCTGCTATGGATATAACGAGACACTCGTCCTGCGCATGATTCACGCCGGTTTGCTGGGAGAACTCCAATATGGAGAAGCGGCCTACATCCATGACCTTCGCGATGAGTTGTTCTGGAATCGGAGCGAAGGTCTTTGGAGGAGAACAGTTCACACTCAGCGCGATGGCAACCTCTACCCAACGCACGGTTTGGGCCCTGTCGCAAACTACATGGGCATCCAGCGTGGAGACCGTTTTGATTCCATGGTCTCCATGAGTTCTCCTCACAGAGGTCTGGAACTCTTTCGCGAGCAGCATGTGCCTGAAGGTGATCCTCGTCAAAAGGAGCACTATGTAACAGGAGACATGAATGTCTCGCTAATCAAGACTGGTAAGGGCCTAACGATTACTCTCAAGCACAACGTAGCGAGTCCACACCCCTACGACCGGATTAACCAGATTGCCGGAACGAAAGGAGTCTTCGAAGACTATCCGCCAAGAATCTACCTGGATGGCCAGGCAGGGGGAGAAGACTGGACGACGCTGGACAAATTCAAGCAGTACGAACATCCTTTGTGGACGCAGGCGAATAGTGCGACTGATTCTGCCGACGGGCATGGCGGCATGGACTTCATCATGATCAGCCGCCTTTTGCAGTGCTTCCGCAGCGGGGTCGCTCCCGACATGGATGTATACGATGCCGCAGCATGGTCAGCTCCGGGGCCCCTCAGCGCACTTTCTTTGGCGCGAGGCAACGCGCCGGTTAAATTTCCTGATTTCACTCGAGGGCACTGGAAAGAGAGGGGTGTATCTCCTCTTGCTGTGACGTAG
- a CDS encoding Na+:solute symporter, whose product MGLLAWLVLGAYFLLMMVVGYWARKRVKNASDFFTAGGAMPWWLSGISHHMSGYSSAVFVGYAALAYTSGITVYFWWAGSIGLALLCGMPIFPGRWVRMRQKFHVISPLEYLKIRYDLPTQQLLGWSGAFLKIFDVAAKWSASAILLHAFADVPLVWGVLLTGGVTAFYSVMGGLWADALTDLSQFVIQLIAGFSMLIAVLARLGGVSALWTMWRQLPPDHLKPFHGDYTVLFACTYFFVNLLSYNGGGWSLAQRFLASATPEQARRSSLLSALLYLVWPLILFIPMWAAPIIFPHLSDPSESYAMLTKTLLPSGLIGLVLAGLFAHTMAMTSSDANAISAVIVRDILPALRRGKPLSDTRQLLMGRIATFAFLIISMILALFASNFGGVIGMVILWYGALLGPIALPMLLGLLIPFRRSGPSAAMGSCLAGALTFGALKLPFVQPWLLQNARYLNVITVGLPLLAAFVAYTSIGLLAPWHNPASMDLLNALDSDIPANAP is encoded by the coding sequence ATGGGGCTTCTAGCCTGGCTGGTACTTGGAGCCTACTTCCTTCTAATGATGGTTGTGGGCTACTGGGCTCGCAAGCGCGTGAAGAACGCCAGCGACTTCTTCACCGCAGGCGGTGCTATGCCATGGTGGCTCTCAGGCATCTCGCATCACATGTCCGGTTATAGTTCTGCGGTCTTCGTCGGCTATGCCGCGCTGGCTTACACTTCGGGCATCACGGTGTACTTCTGGTGGGCAGGCTCGATCGGCCTGGCCCTGCTGTGCGGCATGCCAATCTTTCCCGGTCGCTGGGTGCGCATGCGCCAGAAGTTCCATGTCATCTCACCGCTGGAGTATCTGAAGATCCGCTACGACCTGCCCACGCAGCAACTTCTGGGATGGAGCGGGGCCTTCCTCAAGATCTTTGATGTCGCTGCAAAGTGGAGCGCCTCAGCGATCCTGCTGCACGCCTTCGCCGACGTGCCCCTAGTCTGGGGAGTGCTGCTGACCGGTGGCGTAACAGCCTTCTACTCTGTGATGGGCGGGCTCTGGGCGGACGCTCTCACCGATCTTAGCCAGTTTGTGATTCAACTCATCGCCGGCTTCTCCATGCTTATTGCCGTACTCGCGCGGCTCGGCGGCGTCAGCGCACTGTGGACGATGTGGCGCCAGCTGCCACCCGATCACCTGAAGCCTTTTCACGGCGACTATACTGTGCTGTTCGCCTGCACCTACTTCTTCGTCAATCTACTGTCGTACAACGGCGGTGGCTGGAGTCTCGCGCAACGATTTCTTGCCTCCGCAACCCCTGAGCAGGCACGACGCTCCTCACTGTTATCCGCCTTGCTCTACCTAGTGTGGCCGCTCATTTTGTTTATTCCGATGTGGGCAGCGCCAATCATCTTTCCGCATCTCAGTGACCCATCCGAGTCCTATGCCATGCTGACGAAGACTCTGCTGCCCTCGGGGCTGATCGGTCTTGTGTTGGCGGGTCTGTTCGCGCATACCATGGCAATGACCTCCTCGGACGCCAATGCAATCTCGGCCGTCATCGTTCGCGATATTCTACCTGCCTTGCGACGCGGCAAGCCTCTATCGGACACGCGGCAGCTGCTGATGGGCCGCATCGCCACTTTTGCCTTCCTCATCATCAGCATGATTCTGGCGCTCTTCGCCTCGAACTTCGGCGGTGTCATCGGAATGGTGATCCTATGGTACGGCGCGCTACTGGGGCCGATCGCTCTGCCTATGCTGCTTGGCTTATTGATTCCCTTTCGCCGAAGTGGGCCTTCCGCGGCCATGGGCTCCTGTCTCGCCGGAGCGCTTACATTCGGAGCACTGAAGCTCCCCTTTGTGCAGCCCTGGCTCTTGCAGAACGCACGCTACCTCAATGTCATCACCGTTGGCCTTCCTCTACTCGCAGCCTTCGTCGCTTATACTTCCATCGGCCTTCTCGCACCCTGGCATAACCCGGCCTCCATGGATCTTCTCAACGCCCTCGACTCCGATATACCAGCGAACGCACCATAA
- a CDS encoding DUF5009 domain-containing protein → MAAFAGRNIAVDAYRGFVMLLLLAEVLHLKAVHDAVPQSLSWRILAYNQTHVPWAGLSLHDMIQPSFTFLVGVALPYSIQSRIKKGQAFGSMLRHTLRRSLVLVVLGILLRSTHSTQTNFTFEDTLTQIGLGYTFAFLISFLKPSRQWICFGALLSFYWLLWALYPAPPTALDLTSLGVPPDWHYNYSGLAAHWNKNTNLGTAFDVWFLNLFPRASPFRYNRGGYATLSFIPTLGTMLLGLFAGQILRKDAPRVPIQKFLLFAAGLTIGGLLLHFTGICPIVKRIWTPSWVLLSGGICFLFIVSFSWLIDLRGNRRMAFPLVVIGTNSIAAYLMASLCDDFLTRNIYINFGSAVFTIFGHAYETLLSGTVVLAIYWLVLYWMWRNKIFLRI, encoded by the coding sequence ATGGCGGCGTTCGCGGGACGCAATATTGCAGTGGATGCCTACCGCGGCTTTGTTATGTTGCTGCTACTGGCAGAGGTTCTACACCTCAAGGCTGTTCACGATGCCGTACCGCAGAGTCTTTCCTGGCGAATCCTCGCGTACAACCAGACTCATGTGCCATGGGCCGGACTCAGCCTTCACGACATGATCCAACCATCATTTACGTTCCTGGTTGGCGTGGCGCTTCCCTATTCCATTCAAAGTCGCATCAAAAAGGGGCAGGCCTTTGGTTCTATGTTGCGACACACCCTGCGACGCTCTTTAGTACTGGTTGTGCTCGGGATCCTTTTACGTTCCACGCATAGCACCCAGACCAATTTCACCTTTGAAGACACTCTGACGCAGATCGGCCTCGGGTACACCTTCGCGTTTCTGATCAGTTTTCTGAAGCCATCCCGGCAATGGATCTGTTTCGGAGCGCTCCTATCTTTCTACTGGTTGCTATGGGCCTTGTATCCTGCACCGCCCACCGCGCTTGACCTCACATCTCTTGGTGTTCCACCAGACTGGCACTATAACTATTCCGGTTTGGCAGCGCATTGGAACAAAAACACGAATCTTGGCACAGCTTTCGATGTCTGGTTTCTGAACCTGTTTCCTCGCGCTTCTCCGTTCCGGTACAACCGTGGAGGCTATGCCACACTCAGCTTTATTCCCACGCTCGGAACCATGCTCCTGGGGCTGTTTGCCGGTCAAATATTACGAAAGGACGCACCGCGAGTTCCGATCCAGAAATTCCTGCTTTTTGCGGCAGGACTGACGATTGGCGGCCTCCTTCTCCACTTCACTGGTATCTGCCCCATAGTGAAGCGAATATGGACCCCGAGTTGGGTTCTACTCAGCGGTGGTATCTGCTTTCTGTTTATCGTTTCATTTTCATGGCTGATCGACCTGAGAGGGAATAGGCGAATGGCATTTCCACTGGTCGTCATTGGAACCAACTCAATCGCGGCATATCTGATGGCAAGCCTGTGTGATGACTTTCTGACAAGAAATATCTACATTAATTTCGGCAGTGCTGTGTTTACTATCTTCGGCCATGCGTACGAAACTCTATTGTCCGGGACCGTCGTCCTAGCCATTTACTGGCTCGTGCTGTACTGGATGTGGCGCAATAAAATCTTCCTCCGAATCTGA
- a CDS encoding histidine kinase, producing MAAPSSFEAVLPQQLGPAIFIAPPTEPTPLPEIVAALRTIPALDGLSEEEYTWLAQHGTELVGEDGAMVFTEGSPADSMVFILKGEVHVRRHNHGPMMMFIGRAGAMTGKLPFSRMKNYGGDGYLVGDGWALTIHERHYPAMLAAIPSMTERCVWTMMDRVREVTRMEQQTEKLAALGKLAANLAHELNNPASAAQRSASSLFSELRQYGDQKYRMGNLCLPDSITSKYRNWIVNVRATMAERSTETTTADALAESDREFELVRWLEAHNISNPWAIAPALAETGLPTAHLDELAGIMTSEALPVAVATVASSLRAERMAETVVNSTVRIFDLIRAIKDYSYMDQAPIQDVDLAQSLENTLVMFKSRLHDIKVETEFDPVLPPVGAYGRELNQVWTALIENALDAMKDKGTLRLTTRLQGRMAFVEVWDTGQGIEPDLKNRIFEPFYTTKAPGRGLGLGLDTAQRIVQRHSGYIQVESRPGSTCFQVRLPLEQAGAY from the coding sequence ATGGCCGCCCCCAGCAGTTTTGAAGCTGTCCTTCCCCAGCAGCTCGGTCCCGCAATCTTTATCGCTCCCCCCACCGAGCCCACGCCGCTGCCGGAGATCGTCGCCGCGCTGCGCACCATCCCCGCGCTCGACGGTCTATCGGAAGAGGAGTACACCTGGCTCGCCCAGCACGGCACAGAGCTCGTCGGCGAAGACGGCGCCATGGTCTTCACCGAAGGCAGCCCCGCCGACAGTATGGTCTTCATCCTCAAAGGCGAGGTCCACGTGCGCCGCCACAACCACGGCCCCATGATGATGTTCATCGGGCGCGCCGGAGCGATGACCGGAAAGCTGCCTTTTTCGCGTATGAAAAACTACGGCGGCGACGGCTACCTCGTCGGCGACGGGTGGGCGCTCACCATCCACGAGAGACACTATCCCGCAATGCTCGCGGCGATCCCCTCCATGACAGAGCGCTGCGTCTGGACCATGATGGACCGCGTCCGCGAGGTCACGCGCATGGAGCAGCAGACGGAAAAGCTGGCCGCGCTGGGCAAGCTCGCCGCCAACCTAGCGCACGAGCTCAACAATCCGGCCTCGGCCGCGCAGCGCTCCGCGTCGAGTCTCTTCTCCGAGCTGCGTCAGTACGGCGACCAGAAGTACCGCATGGGCAATCTCTGTCTGCCCGACTCCATCACCTCCAAGTACCGCAACTGGATCGTCAACGTACGCGCCACCATGGCCGAGCGCAGCACCGAAACTACCACTGCAGACGCCCTCGCCGAGAGCGACCGCGAGTTCGAGCTCGTCCGCTGGCTTGAGGCGCACAACATCTCCAACCCGTGGGCCATCGCGCCGGCGCTTGCCGAAACCGGCTTGCCCACGGCGCACCTCGACGAGCTCGCCGGCATCATGACCTCCGAGGCGCTCCCCGTCGCGGTGGCCACTGTCGCCAGTTCGCTGCGCGCCGAGCGCATGGCCGAGACCGTCGTCAACTCGACCGTGCGCATCTTCGACCTCATCCGCGCCATCAAGGACTACTCCTACATGGACCAGGCGCCCATCCAGGACGTCGACCTCGCACAGTCGCTCGAGAACACGCTCGTCATGTTCAAGTCGCGCCTGCACGACATCAAAGTCGAGACCGAGTTCGACCCCGTCCTGCCGCCCGTAGGCGCCTATGGCCGCGAGCTCAACCAGGTCTGGACCGCGCTGATCGAAAACGCCCTCGACGCCATGAAGGACAAGGGAACTCTGCGGCTGACCACGCGGCTCCAGGGACGCATGGCCTTCGTCGAAGTATGGGACACGGGCCAGGGCATCGAGCCCGACCTGAAGAACCGCATCTTCGAGCCCTTCTACACTACCAAGGCCCCAGGCCGCGGACTCGGGCTCGGACTCGACACGGCGCAGCGTATCGTGCAACGCCACTCCGGCTACATCCAGGTCGAATCCAGGCCCGGCTCAACCTGCTTCCAGGTGCGCCTCCCGCTTGAACAGGCCGGGGCCTACTGA